A window of the Eremothecium cymbalariae DBVPG#7215 chromosome 5, complete sequence genome harbors these coding sequences:
- the PEX29 gene encoding Pex29p (similar to Ashbya gossypii AEL227C) translates to MEVVDTVANFFWEDRDRKVSIREGDNKSTSTKYNNREGSKSSFTLAMDSLWGLNSKDRIATGSKSETNQNSSSSGVQGLLIDKLVEKVINMAIPSSSDIEGGTIETRMQAGKSRPGLSVPIMSRNFIQLNSRLSWPFRLVNELIRIANWESPAYTLCIAFLFSFVVLKPVPMLSSVPVFYILFVVMVPFYMSIHTPETWEELGPSNPIPALGPPLKKAEIPKPVPELSKEFILNLTDLQNHMVLYVFLYDFFVGIFSRFAFFTNESISAATFVGLFILAVFNILFMGTLSEWIPFRFLILVSGWCIITLSHPSLRHRFLDYFYSEETRLRLLTLTDQFERIVDKHWDYYEPNERRQAAIFEVQMFNERAKAWELAGYSQDDYTLLSKLRIAEMSIDSATLSLDDVKAPQDWEWIEKYDWVLDLAPKKWVVQGFVQYVDIDLETKWVYDINFDGSRGQYRRRRWIRICTRKRHTDNSKQGDVSDEEDEDGLEFVDFNGYTGVSQNSLHGSTRSNATNDASDLILTEKRNLQVSPSRSNASPLNSIGITGAPSFNSAQSPEEGSKAVKSLTGFFNIHS, encoded by the coding sequence CTTAATAGCAAAGATCGAATTGCAACAGGTTCCAAGAGTGAGACAAACCAGAATTCGTCGAGCTCGGGAGTACAGGGGCTGCTAATTGATAAGTTGGTTGAAAAGGTTATTAATATGGCTATTCCCAGCTCGAGCGATATTGAAGGAGGGACTATAGAGACTCGGATGCAGGCGGGGAAGAGTAGGCCAGGGTTGTCTGTACCTATCATGAGTCGAAATTTCATTCAATTGAATTCACGATTAAGTTGGCCATTTCGTTTGGTTAATGAATTGATTAGGATTGCGAACTGGGAGAGTCCGGCTTATACTTTATGTATTGCCTTTTTATTCAGTTTTGTGGTGTTGAAGCCCGTACCCATGTTATCTAGCGTCCCcgtattttatattttatttgtgGTTATGGTACCATTCTACATGAGTATTCACACTCCTGAGACGTGGGAAGAGTTAGGTCCTTCTAACCCTATTCCTGCTCTTGGACCTCCTTTAAAGAAAGCGGAAATACCAAAGCCGGTTCCAGAGCTTTCCAAGGAattcattttgaatttgacGGACTTACAAAACCATATGGTCTTATATGTATTCCTgtatgatttttttgttggcATATTCTCCAGGTTTGCATTTTTCACCAATGAAAGCATTAGTGCAGCTACTTTTGTAGGTCTGTTTATACTGGCTGTATTCAACATATTGTTTATGGGTACGCTTTCGGAATGGATTCCATTCAGGTTCTTAATACTAGTATCTGGCTGGTGCATCATTACGCTGTCGCATCCTAGTTTAAGACACCGATTTCTTGATTACTTCTATTCAGAAGAAACACGTTTACGATTATTGACGCTAACGGATCAATTTGAAAGGATAGTTGACAAACATTGGGATTATTACGAACCAAACGAAAGAAGACAAGCAGCCATTTTTGAGGTGCAGATGTTTAATGAACGTGCCAAGGCATGGGAGCTAGCTGGTTACTCCCAGGATGACTATACTTTGCTATCCAAGTTAAGGATAGCCGAAATGTCTATTGATAGTGCAACATTATCTCTAGATGACGTGAAGGCCCCACAAGACTGGGAATGGATCGAAAAATACGATTGGGTTCTTGACCTAGCACCAAAGAAATGGGTGGTCCAAGGGTTCGTACAGTATGTGGATATCGATCTTGAAACGAAATGGGTGTATGATATAAATTTTGATGGTAGCAGAGGTCAATATAGAAGGCGGAGATGGATTAGGATTTGTACAAGAAAGAGACATACAGATAATTCAAAACAGGGAGATGTgagtgatgaagaagacgaagacGGCTTAGAATTTGTGGATTTTAATGGCTACACAGGGGTATCCCAAAACTCTTTGCATGGTTCTACAAGGAGTAATGCGACGAATGACGCTTCAGATCTTATTTTGACTGAGAAACGGAACTTACAAGTCTCTCCTTCCCGCAGCAACGCATCTCCACTAAATTCAATAGGCATTACTGGTGCACCAAGTTTCAACTCAGCTCAATCACCGGAAGAAGGCTCTAAAGCAGTAAAGAGTTTAACAGGgttttttaatattcaTAGTTAG
- the SNM1 gene encoding Snm1p (similar to Ashbya gossypii AEL228W) yields MNKLDKERFRDIHIRHKYNILHKVLNVGTPQLSGLYLKSFYNAVKRNRLVLPNSIIEGDRKFCGSCGVIYVSGYTLASKVQNIESADSIERILVYDCLQCGHKKEFPLSIEVKTSKEVEMVEFSNFRSKETTSNLVSVNKKSTGRHRAKKRKKNSLINVLAVKKQQTDSKNKITLSLSDFLQK; encoded by the coding sequence ATGAATAAACTGGATAAAGAAAGGTTTAGGGACATCCATATCCGTCATAAATACAATATTCTGCATAAAGTTCTAAATGTCGGAACACCACAATTATCTGGtctttatttaaaaagtttttataatgcggtcaaaagaaatagacTAGTGCTTCCTAATTCTATAATAGAGGGAGATCGAAAGTTCTGCGGGTCTTGTGGAGTCATATATGTATCAGGATATACATTGGCAtcaaaagttcaaaataTAGAATCAGCTGATTCTATTGAACGAATATTAGTGTATGATTGTCTTCAATGTGGTCATAAGAAGGAATTTCCATTATCAATTGAAGTAAAAACTTCTAAGGAAGTAGAGATGGTGGAGTTCTCGAACTTTCGTTCTAAAGAGACTACTTCCAACCTTGTGAGCGTAAATAAGAAAAGTACAGGTAGGCATAGAGCtaaaaagaggaaaaagaaCTCGTTGATTAACGTACTTGCGGttaaaaaacaacagaCAGAtagtaaaaataaaataacgTTAAGTCTCTCGGACTTCCTTCAGAAGTAA
- the HST3 gene encoding NAD-dependent histone deacetylase HST3 (similar to Ashbya gossypii AEL229W), which translates to MPSLIRSQESFNDVLPSVLEKRASPKPQLQTERLKHITLDSGGDSVDGNEELLQMISKQINKSRKVMVLTGAGISCNAGIPDFRSSDGLYSLVKKKYPDVQIRSGQDMFDISLFQEEEKISVFATFMDSLHSSTIMAKPTRTHEFIAHLKNKKRLLRCYTQNIDGLEEQLGLEMSRNLDQSSSFNSQWKSFDVVQLHGDLNSLSCTQCFKAFNWSRSWKRILKNGALPPCPRCHEFNQQRTSQGKRLRNNVGILRPNIVLYGENHPSCELITHGLNMDIAKGKPDLLIIMGTSLKVDGVKKLVKSISKQVHERSGIVLLINNTNIGDCNWHGIIDYQLVSDCDEWVSDLKKRIPEFFLSQQQVDKLRQLKREASELRKKQREEKKQLQSVELETKQTPNTPPTTPSPTKRKHGSINIAPLEIDGLKSVVIEPADTDILRGPQMDVNTSGISCNKVFMKLVKDDREYEKLSELSHSDLLENSFKTQNHRSPKRMHLSTAGILNEFSEIPTELDETQQHLTAIRNNS; encoded by the coding sequence ATGCCTAGTTTAATTCGAAGCCAAGAATCGTTTAACGATGTGTTACCGAGTGTATTGGAAAAGCGTGCATCCCCTAAACCACAACTACAAACGGAGAGGTTAAAACATATAACTTTGGATAGTGGGGGGGATAGTGTTGACGGTAATGAGGAATTGTTGCAGATGATAAGTAAGCAGATCAATAAATCGCGGAAAGTGATGGTTCTTACAGGGGCAGGGATATCGTGCAACGCAGGTATCCCTGATTTTAGGTCTTCTGATGGACTCTACAGTTTGGTTAAGAAGAAGTATCCAGATGTGCAGATTCGATCAGGACAGGATATGTTTGATATTTCATTGTTTCAAGAGGAGGAAAAGATCAGTGTCTTTGCTACTTTTATGGATTCGTTGCATTCCAGTACCATAATGGCTAAGCCAACTCGGACTCATGAGTTTATTGCACATTTAAAGAATAAGAAGCGGTTGCTACGTTGTTACACACAAAATATTGATGGTCTAGAGGAACAGTTAGGTCTTGAGATGTCCAGGAATCTGGATCAATCTTCCTCTTTTAATTCTCAGTGGAAGAGCTTTGATGTTGTGCAGTTGCATGGGGATTTAAATTCATTGTCATGTACACAATGCTTCAAAGCTTTCAATTGGTCAAGATCTTGGAAGCGCATTCTAAAGAATGGCGCGTTGCCACCCTGTCCGCGCTGTCATGAGTTTAATCAGCAGAGAACAAGCCAGGGCAAGCGGTTAAGAAATAATGTAGGTATTTTAAGACCCAATATTGTGCTTTATGGTGAAAATCATCCTAGTTGTGAACTCATTACTCACGGCTTGAATATGGATATAGCTAAGGGGAAACCAGATTTATTGATTATAATGGGCACGAGTTTGAAGGTAGATGGggtgaagaaattggtCAAAAGCATTAGTAAACAAGTTCATGAGCGGTCGGGCATTGTACTTCTTATTAATAACACAAATATTGGTGATTGTAATTGGCATGGTATAATTGACTATCAGCTTGTTTCCGATTGTGACGAATGGGTTTCTGatctaaagaaaagaatTCCTGAGTTTTTCTTGTCTCAACAACAGGTGGATAAACTAAGACAGCTGAAAAGAGAGGCAAGTGAACTAAGAAAGAAGCAACGTgaggaaaagaaacagTTACAAAGTGTAGAGTTAGAAACGAAGCAGACACCAAATACACCTCCAACTACGCCATCTCCAACTAAGAGAAAACATGGATCTATTAATATTGCTCCTCTTGAAATTGACGGCTTAAAATCGGTAGTTATCGAACCAGCGGACACTGACATATTACGGGGGCCTCAGATGGATGTAAATACAAGTGGCATATCATGCAATAAAGTCTTCATGAAGCTGGTTAAAGATGATAGAGAATACGAGAAATTGAGTGAGCTTTCCCACAGTGATTTACTTGAAAACAGTTTTAAAACACAAAACCATCGATCCCCTAAGCGAATGCATTTGTCGACAGCAGGGATACTTAATGAATTCTCAGAAATACCAACAGAACTCGATGAAACTCAGCAACATTTAACTGCAATCAGAAACAACTCATAA
- the SNF1 gene encoding AMP-activated serine/threonine-protein kinase catalytic subunit SNF1 (similar to Ashbya gossypii AEL230W) — protein sequence MSGAYQQQQQQQGQGSGRHHHHGHHHHQRQGTSHPAGQRIGKYQVIKTLGEGSFGKVKLAYHVSTSQKVALKIINKKVLAKSDMQGRIEREISYLRLLRHPHIIKLYDVIKSKDEIIMVIEYAGNELFDYIVQRDKMSENEARRFFQQIISAVEYCHRHKIVHRDLKPENLLLDEHLNVKIADFGLSNIMTDGNFLKTSCGSPNYAAPEVISGKLYAGPEVDVWSSGVILYVMLCRRLPFDDESIPVLFKNISNGVYSIPKFLSPGAANLIKKMLIVNPLNRITIHEIMEDQWFKVDLPDYLIPVDLKTDGSGKRDGEDEEIDESLVAILAKTMSYDRDEIYEALENANDSDPSIAEIRDAYMLIKENKSLIDDLKSNKQKSDQLGTFLSQSPPTFEPQGSQLGINTSQTPTSGIGPRGMQTNQHIKKIAAQQRTYQLAYSEQQDEDSTIAILPSSLPQIHRANMIAQGSPAAVKISPLSSKKSKTRWHFGIRSRSYPLDVMGEIYIALKNLGAEWAKPCEEDLWTIRVRWKYNVGNHNHERIPDLMKMVIQLFQIETNNYLVDFKFDGWESSTGQQMTSSSTEDEMSTFSAYPFLHLTTRLIMELAVNSQSG from the coding sequence ATGTCGGGAGCATatcagcagcaacagcagcaacagggACAAGGTAGTGGGCGCCATCACCACCATGGGcaccaccatcatcaaCGACAAGGTACGTCACACCCTGCGGGGCAGAGAATAGGTAAGTATCAGGTGATAAAAACACTGGGTGAAGGGTCTTTTGGTAAGGTGAAGTTAGCGTACCATGTTTCCACGAGCCAGAAGGTGGCATTGAAGattatcaacaagaaaGTTTTGGCCAAGAGTGATATGCAGGGCAGGATTGAACGTGAGATCTCATATTTGAGGCTATTACGGCACCCACACATTATTAAGTTATATGATGTCATTAAGTCCAAGGATGAAATAATCATGGTGATTGAATATGCAGGCAATGAATTGTTTGATTATATAGTTCAGAGGGACAAGATGTCAGAGAACGAGGCTAGGAGGTTCTTTCAGCAAATCATAAGTGCTGTGGAATATTGTCATAGACACAAGATTGTGCACAGGGATTTGAAACCGGAGAATTTGTTGCTAGATGAGCACTTAAATGTTAAGATTGCAGATTTTGGGTTATCAAATATTATGACTGATGGTAATTTCTTGAAGACGTCATGTGGCTCTCCGAATTACGCCGCTCCAGAAGTTATCAGCGGGAAGTTGTATGCGGGTCCGGAAGTAGATGTGTGGTCTTCTGGGGTTATTTTATACGTGATGCTATGCCGGAGATTGccatttgatgatgagagCATTCCGGTGTTGTTTAAGAATATCAGTAACGGCGTATACAGTATTCCGAAGTTTTTGTCTCCAGGTGCTGCCAACTTGATTAAGAAGATGTTAATCGTCAATCCTTTGAACAGAATAACGATACATGAAATAATGGAGGACCAATGGTTTAAGGTAGATTTACCGGATTATTTGATTCCTGTAGATCTCAAGACGGATGGAAGTGGAAAGCGGGATGgagaagatgaagaaattgatgaatcCCTGGTTGCTATTTTGGCCAAGACAATGAGCTATGATCGCGACGAAATTTATGAAGCTTTAGAGAATGCAAATGATTCTGACCCTAGCATCGCTGAAATCAGGGACGCTTATATGCTGATTAAGGAAAACAAATCATTGATTGATGATTTGAAATCTAACAAGCAAAAATCAGACCAGTTGGGCACATTTTTATCTCAATCACCACCAACTTTTGAGCCCCAAGGATCTCAACTGGGCATCAACACTTCACAAACACCTACATCTGGCATTGGCCCTCGTGGTATGCAGACGAATCAAcatataaaaaagattgCGGCCCAACAGAGGACCTACCAACTTGCCTATTCTGAGCAGCAAGATGAGGACAGCACTATCGCTATCCTTCCAAGTTCCTTGCCACAGATTCACAGAGCAAACATGATTGCACAAGGTTCCCCAGCAGCCGTTAAAATCTCGCCACTCAGCAGCAAGAAATCCAAGACAAGGTGGCATTTCGGTATACGATCCCGTTCTTACCCGCTCGACGTTATGGgtgaaatatatattgctCTTAAAAACTTGGGCGCCGAATGGGCAAAACCATGCGAAGAAGACCTTTGGACCATCAGGGTCCGCTGGAAATACAACGTCGGCAACCATAACCACGAAAGAATCCCCGACCTCATGAAAATGGTCATACAATTATTCCAGATCGAAACTAACAACTACTTGGTAGACTTCAAGTTTGACGGCTGGGAATCAAGCACAGGCCAGCAAATGACATCCTCCTCAACAGAAGACGAAATGAGCACCTTCTCAGCATACCCTTTCCTTCATCTAACAACAAGGTTAATCATGGAGCTAGCTGTCAACAGTCAAAGTGGCTAA
- a CDS encoding uncharacterized protein (similar to Ashbya gossypii AEL231C), producing MSEALQQRIIAHMNKEHQLALEDYLVIYGNVPVTRKIRSIRMKRIEKDYMVIEFDHTDVDFEVEKTIIFEPALEDWSEARDRLVTMAKEAAARRGLSHKQIAQFSPPSLAGWLLIAVVYTPILCYYKKNWFSWISLPESLQFLFWDSTLLSIIVAVLACHSLECLFLLRGRLNFYRVPTDYMVEWYISGLVEGYPAIKRFDDLINKANLQPGSAKTM from the coding sequence ATGTCAGAAGCTTTACAACAACGTATCATTGCACATATGAACAAGGAACATCAGTTGGCCCTTGAAGATTACCTTGTGATTTACGGTAATGTTCCTGTAACCAGAAAGATTAGGTCAATCAGGATGAAAAGAATAGAGAAGGATTATATGGTAATCGAATTTGATCATACAGACGTggattttgaagttgagaAGACCATTATTTTTGAGCCTGCTCTAGAGGATTGGAGCGAAGCGCGGGATAGGTTAGTGACTATGGCCAAGGAAGCGGCCGCACGCAGAGGTCTTTCACATAAACAGATCGCACAGTTTTCTCCGCCATCCCTAGCGGGATGGCTATTAATTGCAGTGGTCTATACTCCAATACTGTGTTATTATAAGAAAAATTGGTTTTCTTGGATATCACTACCGGAATCGCTGCAGTTTTTGTTCTGGGACTCAACACTGCTTTCTATCATTGTTGCAGTGCTCGCATGTCATAGTCTTGAGTGCCTGTTTCTCCTCAGAGGAAGATTGAACTTTTACAGAGTGCCCACTGACTACATGGTTGAGTGGTACATATCTGGTTTGGTCGAGGGCTATCCTGCGATAAAGCGATTTGACGATCTAATTAACAAAGCGAACTTACAACCTGGTTCTGCTAAAACTATGTAA
- a CDS encoding uncharacterized protein (similar to Ashbya gossypii AEL233C): MVNFDYPQKDWYKHVKLCGCTGCIAASREQSRKQESSTVKTMNHGYLDSGILKNDSTPELPLSPQNSSPRNFVPTISFDTVPIQGVSPDDEDAEDYYDYSHPYSNPEGSSSQLNYTLEEYYNNEDTSYYADYQGSRGYLGIDDWNSGASTAASKSPSKYSGRAFSAAKFDVLPDGRRVRIDYPSKPTILSDSFVINKTHKDWRQKWKERKVQIEMRKFHEDSLWYRYPDILFPKTNVDLSDLPVINDEGVAYNSNERANMKRIAKVVRTPVGFPVSPRIILCHISGRMHTWVALDWALKSFITDSDHVVVVANLPKMASRFGRSSRSTSRSRSRSRSRSVRRSSSTNPNSSFGSHNVETMVKYKNEEWCEGYTVGDIEQVLANLIQYITFIIPPTRAIKITVEIMIGTTKQVMIEVLNLHSPDLLVAATTQYKENDSLIEHGSQRLTSVLATYYPLPVFLIPAKRMFLFGMQLEKGIINKQKLLYGMPDRQKIISVKSTPVLPSNSTAAASKKELLAGVLHDDDEQDHGDDDDDGRDDDDDDDDDDDEKEDVEEPSFILGGEREIDDSEITSIDSEESRSIAENGDETNNLKNSMTRVSKLRDYYRQKIQKSFSMINQNPSLSAQEKYVSKFNTVINASIKFTNELESTNSPSILELQRIITGGEKHKGFRKKSMLDVVDLPVSKPKPKQQAVNVGRSVPGDPTPKKSTRIKFEANVKGVDGSTALQQYTNEDPLGELPPLRQVKSLSQSNLKKYGSNTSLRKVHSASNGGVLNSSKSNDYATLSNNKRKRGFLGSLFGSSRTGSASSINPNITSPPTSRRSSISSNENIAAVTSNIGKRKKKWGFLK, from the coding sequence ATGGTTAATTTTGATTATCCACAAAAAGATTGGTATAAACATGTCAAGCTCTGTGGATGTACGGGATGTATCGCTGCCAGCAGGGAACAGAGCAGGAAACAGGAATCTAGTACGGTAAAGACGATGAATCATGGATATCTTGATAGTGGGATACTTAAAAATGATTCAACACCTGAGTTACCATTGTCACCTCAGAATTCGTCGCCCAGGAACTTTGTTCCAACAATATCTTTTGACACAGTTCCTATTCAAGGAGTTTCCCctgacgatgaagatgcagaGGATTACTACGATTACAGCCATCCGTACAGTAATCCAGAGGGCAGCTCTTCTCAGTTAAATTATACGCTGGAGGAATACTACAACAACGAAGATACAAGCTACTATGCTGACTACCAAGGGAGCAGGGGATATTTAGGGATAGATGACTGGAATAGTGGTGCATCCACTGCTGCATCCAAGTCTCCCAGCAAGTATTCTGGCAGGGCCTTTTCGGCAGCTAAATTTGATGTGTTACCGGATGGAAGACGTGTTAGAATTGATTATCCTAGTAAGCCGACGATATTGAGTGATTCTTTTGTGATCAATAAGACGCATAAGGATTGGAGGCAGAAATggaaggaaagaaaagttCAAATAGAGATGCGCAAGTTCCATGAAGATTCTCTTTGGTACCGTTATCCAGACATTTTATTCCCGAAGACCAATGTAGATCTTTCTGACTTGCCGGTTATCAACGATGAGGGAGTAGCATACAATTCTAACGAGCGCGCTAACATGAAGCGCATTGCCAAGGTAGTGAGGACCCCTGTAGGGTTTCCTGTCTCTCCTAGAATTATTTTGTGTCATATAAGTGGGAGGATGCATACGTGGGTAGCATTGGACTGggctttaaaaagttttattacTGATTCTGATCATGTAGTTGTCGTGGCAAATTTGCCTAAAATGGCATCTCGTTTTGGCCGCTCTAGTAGGTCCACATCCAGGTCCAGGTCCAGGTCGAGATCTAGATCTGTGAGAAGATCTTCAAGCACCAACCCGAACTCCTCATTTGGTTCGCACAATGTGGAAACAATGGTTAAATACAAAAACGAAGAATGGTGTGAGGGGTATACTGTCGGAGATATTGAACAAGTTTTAGCTAATTTGATCCAATACATCACGTTCATCATACCTCCCACGAGAGCTATAAAAATTACAGTGGAAATAATGATTGGGACCACAAAGCAAGTGATGATTGAAGTGTTGAACTTACACTCTCCAGATTTGCTTGTAGCGGCTACCACTCAGtataaagaaaatgataGTTTAATCGAACATGGTTCACAGAGGCTCACATCCGTATTGGCTACATACTATCCACTTCCTGTGTTCCTGATTCCGGCCAAGCGTATGTTTCTGTTCGGAATGCAACTCGAAAAAGGTATAATCAATAAGCAGAAATTATTGTATGGTATGCCAGACCGGCAAAAGATCATATCCGTAAAATCTACTCCTGTGCTGCCATCCAACTCAACTGCAGCAGCATCTAAAAAGGAACTTCTAGCTGGAGTGCtacatgatgatgatgagcaGGACCATggtgatgacgatgatgatgggcgtgatgatgacgacgacgacgacgacgacgacgacgaaAAAGAGGACGTCGAAGAGCCCTCTTTTATTTTAGGTGGTGAACGAGAAATCGATGACAGTGAAATAACTAGCATTGATAGTGAGGAATCGCGGTCAATCGCTGAGAATGGAGATGAGACGAATAACTTAAAAAACTCTATGACAAGAGTTTCTAAATTAAGAGATTATTATAGACAAAAGATCCagaaaagtttttcaatGATTAACCAAAATCCATCTCTATCAGCTCAGGAAAAATATGTCTCAAAGTTTAATACGGTTATTAACGCGTCAATTAAGTTTACTAATGAGTTAGAAAGTACAAATTCTCCATCTATTTTAGAATTGCAAAGGATTATAACGGGTGGAGAAAAACATAAGGGTTTTAGAAAGAAATCAATGTTGGATGTAGTTGACTTACCAGTATCAAAGCCAAAACCTAAACAACAAGCTGTCAATGTTGGACGTTCGGTACCTGGTGATCCAACGCCCAAGAAGTCAACTAGAATCAAGTTTGAAGCTAACGTAAAAGGTGTGGATGGTTCAACAGCGCTACAGCAGTATACAAACGAAGATCCATTAGGAGAATTGCCACCGTTAAGACAAGTGAAATCTTTATCTCAATCtaacttgaaaaaatatgGTTCGAACACATCCTTACGGAAGGTCCATAGTGCCAGTAATGGTGGTGTTCTGAATAGCTCAAAATCTAACGACTATGCCACTTTGTCTAACAATAAAAGGAAGCGTGGCTTCTTAGGTTCTTTATTTGGATCTAGTCGCACTGGAAGCGCTAGCAGTATCAATCCTAATATTACATCTCCCCCTACAAGTCGAAGAAGTAGCATCAGCAGTAATGAAAACATTGCTGCTGTCACATCCAATATAGGTAAGCGCAAAAAGAAATGGgggtttttaaaataa